One Vitis vinifera cultivar Pinot Noir 40024 chromosome 8, ASM3070453v1 genomic window carries:
- the LOC100265891 gene encoding laccase-11 isoform X1 has protein sequence MLGGSLLLFIICFLGIVSFPVEAALKKYQFDVQVKNVSRLCHAKPIVTVNGMFPGPTIYAREGDRVVINVTNHAQYNISIHWHGLKQNRNGWADGPAYITQCPIKTGHSYSYDFNVTGQRGTLWWHAHILWLRATVYGALVIMPKEETPFPFPQPYSETNVVLGEWWNSDVEVLVNQANKLGLPPQMSDAHTINGKPGPLFPCSEKHTFAMEVDFGKTYLLRIVNAALNDELFFAIAGHNMTVVEVDAVYTKPFTTQAILIAPGQTTNVLVKADQSPSRYFMATRAFMDAPIPVDNKTATAILQYKGILNSVLPVLPQLPAPNDTGFALNYNKRLKSLNSPQYPANVPLKVDRHLLYTIGLGQNLCSTCQNGTQLTASLNNITFVMPRIGLLQAHYHNIKGVFRTDFPDRPPVPFNYTGAPLTANLGTSLATRLSKVAFNSTIELVLQDTNLLTVESHPFHLHGYNFFVVGTGIGNFDAAKDPATFNLVDPPERNTVGVPTGGWSAIRFRADNPGVWFMHCHLELHTMWGLKMAFVVENGKSPEESILPPPKDLPPC, from the exons ATGTTGGGAGGATCACTGCTTCTCTTCATCATTTGCTTTCTTGGGATTGTTTCATTTCCCGTTGAAGCTGCATTGAAGAAGTATCAATTCGAC GTTCAAGTGAAGAATGTGAGCAGGCTGTGCCATGCCAAACCAATTGTTACGGTAAATGGCATGTTTCCGGGGCCTACAATTTATGCTAGAGAAGGCGATCGAGTTGTTATCAATGTCACAAACCACGCCCAATATAACATATCCATTCATTG GCATGGCTTGAAACAGAACCGGAATGGGTGGGCAGATGGACCAGCTTATATAACGCAATGCCCCATCAAGACAGGCCACAGCTACAGCTACGACTTCAATGTTACTGGTCAGCGAGGAACGTTATGGTGGCACGCCCATATTCTGTGGCTCAGAGCAACAGTTTATGGCGCCCTTGTCATAATGCCCAAAGAGGAAACTCCATTTCCCTTCCCTCAACCTTATTCGGAGACTAATGTGGTCTTAG gAGAATGGTGGAATTCGGATGTTGAGGTGCTCGTTAACCAAGCTAATAAGCTGGGTTTGCCACCGCAGATGTCTGATGCTCATACTATTAATGGGAAACCGGGGCCTCTCTTCCCATGTTCAGAGAAAC ATACATTTGCTATGGAGGTGGATTTTGGAAAAACCTATCTCCTAAGGATTGTCAATGCTGCACTCAACGATGAGCTCTTCTTCGCCATTGCTGGTCATAATATGACTGTTGTGGAGGTCGACGCGGTCTACACGAAGCCATTTACAACTCAGGCTATTCTAATTGCCCCTGGACAGACCACAAACGTTCTTGTAAAAGCTGATCAATCTCCGAGCCGATACTTCATGGCAACAAGGGCATTCATGGATGCGCCCATACCTGTGGACAACAAGACTGCGACGGCAATTCTGCAATACAAAGGCATCCTTAACTCAGTTCTCCCAGTGTTGCCTCAGTTACCGGCTCCTAATGATACTGGGTTTGCACTCAACTATAATAAAAGGCTTAAGAGTTTGAACTCTCCACAATATCCGGCAAATGTTCCCCTTAAAGTCGATCGACATCTTCTGTATACCATTGGTTTAGGACAAAACCTATGTTCTACGTGCCAAAATGGAACCCAGCTTACAGCTTCATTGAACAACATAACTTTTGTGATGCCCAGGATTGGGCTGCTGCAGGCTCACTACCACAATATCAAGGGGGTTTTCCGAACTGATTTTCCGGACCGCCCTCCAGTTCCATTCAACTACACGGGTGCGCCGCTTACTGCTAACCTAGGGACGTCCCTGGCGACAAGGCTGAGTAAGGTGGCATTCAATTCCACCATTGAGTTGGTGTTGCAGGATACTAATCTTCTAACAGTTGAGTCACACCCGTTCCACCTCCATGGTTACAATTTCTTTGTGGTTGGAACTGGGATTGGAAATTTTGATGCTGCCAAAGACCCCGCAACCTTTAACTTGGTGGATCCTCCAGAGAGGAATACAGTCGGAGTTCCCACCGGAGGCTGGTCTGCTATCAGGTTTAGAGCTGATAATCCAG GTGTATGGTTTATGCACTGTCATCTGGAGCTACACACGATGTGGGGATTAAAGATGGCTTTTGTTGTAGAGAATGGAAAGTCACCGGAAGAATCTATTCTACCGCCACCGAAGGACCTTCCGCCTTGCTAG
- the LOC100265891 gene encoding laccase-11 isoform X2, protein MFPGPTIYAREGDRVVINVTNHAQYNISIHWHGLKQNRNGWADGPAYITQCPIKTGHSYSYDFNVTGQRGTLWWHAHILWLRATVYGALVIMPKEETPFPFPQPYSETNVVLGEWWNSDVEVLVNQANKLGLPPQMSDAHTINGKPGPLFPCSEKHTFAMEVDFGKTYLLRIVNAALNDELFFAIAGHNMTVVEVDAVYTKPFTTQAILIAPGQTTNVLVKADQSPSRYFMATRAFMDAPIPVDNKTATAILQYKGILNSVLPVLPQLPAPNDTGFALNYNKRLKSLNSPQYPANVPLKVDRHLLYTIGLGQNLCSTCQNGTQLTASLNNITFVMPRIGLLQAHYHNIKGVFRTDFPDRPPVPFNYTGAPLTANLGTSLATRLSKVAFNSTIELVLQDTNLLTVESHPFHLHGYNFFVVGTGIGNFDAAKDPATFNLVDPPERNTVGVPTGGWSAIRFRADNPGVWFMHCHLELHTMWGLKMAFVVENGKSPEESILPPPKDLPPC, encoded by the exons ATGTTTCCGGGGCCTACAATTTATGCTAGAGAAGGCGATCGAGTTGTTATCAATGTCACAAACCACGCCCAATATAACATATCCATTCATTG GCATGGCTTGAAACAGAACCGGAATGGGTGGGCAGATGGACCAGCTTATATAACGCAATGCCCCATCAAGACAGGCCACAGCTACAGCTACGACTTCAATGTTACTGGTCAGCGAGGAACGTTATGGTGGCACGCCCATATTCTGTGGCTCAGAGCAACAGTTTATGGCGCCCTTGTCATAATGCCCAAAGAGGAAACTCCATTTCCCTTCCCTCAACCTTATTCGGAGACTAATGTGGTCTTAG gAGAATGGTGGAATTCGGATGTTGAGGTGCTCGTTAACCAAGCTAATAAGCTGGGTTTGCCACCGCAGATGTCTGATGCTCATACTATTAATGGGAAACCGGGGCCTCTCTTCCCATGTTCAGAGAAAC ATACATTTGCTATGGAGGTGGATTTTGGAAAAACCTATCTCCTAAGGATTGTCAATGCTGCACTCAACGATGAGCTCTTCTTCGCCATTGCTGGTCATAATATGACTGTTGTGGAGGTCGACGCGGTCTACACGAAGCCATTTACAACTCAGGCTATTCTAATTGCCCCTGGACAGACCACAAACGTTCTTGTAAAAGCTGATCAATCTCCGAGCCGATACTTCATGGCAACAAGGGCATTCATGGATGCGCCCATACCTGTGGACAACAAGACTGCGACGGCAATTCTGCAATACAAAGGCATCCTTAACTCAGTTCTCCCAGTGTTGCCTCAGTTACCGGCTCCTAATGATACTGGGTTTGCACTCAACTATAATAAAAGGCTTAAGAGTTTGAACTCTCCACAATATCCGGCAAATGTTCCCCTTAAAGTCGATCGACATCTTCTGTATACCATTGGTTTAGGACAAAACCTATGTTCTACGTGCCAAAATGGAACCCAGCTTACAGCTTCATTGAACAACATAACTTTTGTGATGCCCAGGATTGGGCTGCTGCAGGCTCACTACCACAATATCAAGGGGGTTTTCCGAACTGATTTTCCGGACCGCCCTCCAGTTCCATTCAACTACACGGGTGCGCCGCTTACTGCTAACCTAGGGACGTCCCTGGCGACAAGGCTGAGTAAGGTGGCATTCAATTCCACCATTGAGTTGGTGTTGCAGGATACTAATCTTCTAACAGTTGAGTCACACCCGTTCCACCTCCATGGTTACAATTTCTTTGTGGTTGGAACTGGGATTGGAAATTTTGATGCTGCCAAAGACCCCGCAACCTTTAACTTGGTGGATCCTCCAGAGAGGAATACAGTCGGAGTTCCCACCGGAGGCTGGTCTGCTATCAGGTTTAGAGCTGATAATCCAG GTGTATGGTTTATGCACTGTCATCTGGAGCTACACACGATGTGGGGATTAAAGATGGCTTTTGTTGTAGAGAATGGAAAGTCACCGGAAGAATCTATTCTACCGCCACCGAAGGACCTTCCGCCTTGCTAG